From Penaeus monodon isolate SGIC_2016 chromosome 6, NSTDA_Pmon_1, whole genome shotgun sequence, the proteins below share one genomic window:
- the LOC119573777 gene encoding uncharacterized protein LOC119573777: protein MTRNLRTTDTSGLDMTIRAVPIGTFENECHTEIIKHIDINNKSPVLESFGDINRGPISIAGPSVARELSQEGDTHNISKVAFTSGEEATAQGPSWEKERAMITTCSSLTGEEMQLMMLLFLKLQFVAEKKGAG, encoded by the exons ATGACGCGAAATTTGAGGACAACTGACACTTCCGGTCTGGACATGACGATAAGAGCAGTACCAATTGGCACCTTTGAAAATGAGTGCCACACTGAAATTATAAagcacatagatataaataataaatcgcCAGTCCTTG AATCCTTCGGCGATATTAACCGTGGGCCAATCTCGATTGCTGGTCCATCTGTGGCTCGAGAGCTATCACAAGAGGGCGATACTCACAATATATCGAAAGTGGCATTCACATCTGGAGAGGAAGCAACAGCCCAAGGACCTAGttgggagaaggaaagagcgatGATTACAACGTGCTCCTCACTGACAGGCGAAGAGATGCAGCTTATGATGCTGCTCTTCCTGAAGTTGCAGTTCgttgcagaaaaaaaaggagctGGATGA